In Lemur catta isolate mLemCat1 chromosome 1, mLemCat1.pri, whole genome shotgun sequence, one DNA window encodes the following:
- the WDR89 gene encoding WD repeat-containing protein 89, with protein sequence MEKIEDQFANLHIYKCSSGTKEPTFLLGIDTSKTVQTEKESLVAVLCSNGSIRIYDKERLNVLREFSGYPGHLNGVKFANSCDSVYSACTDGTVKCWDVRLASEKPIQLFKGYPSNVFISFDINCNDHVICAGTEKVDDDALLVFWDARMNSQDLSTAKDPLGAYSETHSDDITQVRFHPSNPNMVVSGSTDGLVNVFDISVDNEEDALVTTCNSVSSVSCIGWSGKDYKQIYCMTHDEGFYWWDLNHLDTDEPITCLNIQDVREIVNMKEGILDYLIGGLYHEKVDKLFVIGGTNKGGIHLMNCTTSGLIYVTSLQGGHTATVRSFSWNMQDDSLLTGGEDAQLLLWKPRAIEKTFTKKDSMKIASSVHQRVRVHSNDSYKRRKKQ encoded by the coding sequence ATGGAGAAGATTGAGGACCAGTTTGCTAATCTGCACATATATAAATGTTCCTCAGGAACTAAAGAGCCCACTTTCCTTCTTGGCATAGACACATCAAAGACTgttcaaacagaaaaagaaagcttgGTGGCTGTTTTATGTTCTAATGGATCAATCAGAATATATGATAAAGAAAGGTTAAATGTACTACGAGAATTTAGTGGATATCCTGGACATCTTAATGGAGTCAAATTTGCAAATTCCTGTGACAGTGTATATTCAGCATGCACTGATGGCACTGTAAAATGTTGGGATGTTAGATTAGCCAGTGAAAAACCCATCCAGCTGTTCAAGGGTTACCCTTCCAATGTTTTTATCAGTTTTGATATCAACTGTAATGATCATGTCATATGTGCTGGTACAGAAAAAGTTGATGATGATGCATTGTTGGTATTTTGGGATGCAAGAATGAATTCTCAGGATTTGTCTACTGCTAAAGATCCACTTGGTGCATATTCAGAGACACATAGTGATGATATCACTCAAGTACGTTTCCATCCCAGCAATCCCAACATGGTGGTCTCTGGTTCAACTGATGGCCTAGTAAATGTATTTGATATTAGTGTTGATAACGAAGAGGATGCACTGGTTACAACCTGTAACTCAGTTTCATCAGTAAGCTGTATTGGTTGGTCTGGGAAAGATTATAAACAGATTTACTGCATGACACACGATGAAGGATTTTATTGGTGGGATCTTAATCATCTGGATACTGATGAACCAATTACATGTTTGAACATCCAGGATGTCAGAGAAATAGTTAACATGAAAGAAGGTATTTTGGACTATTTGATTGGTGGCCTATATCATGAAAAGGTGGATAAATTGTTTGTTATTGGAGGAACGAACAAAGGAGGGATTCACTTAATGAACTGCACCACATCAGGATTGATCTATGTGACCAGCCTTCAGGGAGGACATACTGCTACAGTCCGTTCTTTCAGTTGGAATATGCAGGATGATTCTTTGCTGACTGGGGGAGAAGATGCACAGTTGTTACTTTGGAAACCTAGAGCTATAGAGAAGACCTTTACAAAGAAAGACAGCATGAAAATAGCATCCTCTGTGCACCAGCGAGTACGAGTTCACAGTAATGATTCttataagagaaggaaaaagcagtGA